From one Anopheles cruzii chromosome 3, idAnoCruzAS_RS32_06, whole genome shotgun sequence genomic stretch:
- the LOC128274459 gene encoding zinc finger protein 77-like yields the protein MELPTEGPTSYCRFCLGKDDLRSLFAGDKTANGRSAVDVDALVEKIYECTNIKLCPSADCPCAICRRCLQAVEEFYHFRTRSKQVHDLIKVTAEVTTSNDGTPKRQSQAAALCVRPDEKTSKVNTKILHRCRYCPKSFRGQDALTEHCKRAHVSGRPHHCPNCMAQFQHAPSLARHVRNRSCYGFNRYRCRVCSESFTDRLGWADHIQVHAKDFPHQCPDCWSQFKHKATLRRHANTVHLLVKS from the exons ATGGAACT CCCTACCGAAGGACCCACATCCTACTGTCGTTTCTGCTTGGGCAAAGACGATCTGCGGAGCCTTTTTGCGGGCGACAAAACGGCCAATGGTAGATCCGCCGTCGACGTGGACGCACTGGTGGAAAAGATCTACGAATGCACTAACATCAAG CTCTGTCCCTCCGCGGACTGTCCCTGTGCCATCTGTCGCCGCTGCTTGCAGGCGGTGGAAGAGTTTTACCATTTCCGAACCCGCAGCAAGCAGGTACATGATCTCATCAAAGTAACAGCCGAGGTAACCACTAGCAACGATGGCACGCCAAAGCGCCAATCACAGGCGGCTGCACTCTGTGTGCGGCCCGACGAGAAGACGTCGAAGGTAAACACCAAGATCCTTCACCGTTGCCGATACTGTCCAAAGTCCTTTCGCGGACAGGACGCCCTTACGGAGCACTGCAAGCGGGCCCATGTTTCTGGTCGGCCCCATCACTGCCCCAACTGTATGGCGCAGTTTCAGCATGCGCCCTCGTTGGCACGACACGTGCGGAATCGAAGCTGTTACGGGTTTAACCGGTATCGGTGCCGGGTGTGCAGCGAAAGCTTTACCGATCGGCTCGGCTGGGCCGACCATATACAGGTGCACGCGAAGGACTTTCCGCACCAATGTCCCGACTGTTGGTCACAGTTTAAGCACAAAGCCACTTTGCGCCGTCATGCCAACACCGTTCATCTGCTGGTTAAATCCTGA
- the LOC128274460 gene encoding LYR motif-containing protein 5A: protein MADHRRRVLDLYKRLQYMGREYPGGPEKFRQRCYNAFKRQSTENDPAKIQKAIDLGEYVVKEIEALYSLRKYRAMKRRYYDEP, encoded by the exons ATGGCGGACCATCGGAGACGTGTTTTGGATCTTTACAAACGG TTGCAGTACATGGGGCGCGAGTATCCTGGGGGACCAGAGAAGTTTCGGCAGCGCTGCTACAACGCCTTCAAACGGCAGAGCACCGAAAACGATCCGGCAAAAATACAGAAGGCCATCGACTTGGGAGAGTATGTCGTGAAGGAAATTGAAGCGCTTTACAGTTTGCGGAAGTATCGAGCCATGAAGCGAAGATACTACGACGAACCGTGA
- the LOC128270237 gene encoding uncharacterized protein LOC128270237, giving the protein MYELDDISTGFHDVLLNKYNMGTAPISDLYITDSMQDMLDIDIKSEVATVVGGVNEFSLLLNHDLMPQLDLDSNSVDGGDNFLSSALTATASDLYADVGNCANPNCVMPLASSSVSLSTTSSNTLSTSSSMSALVAAQSLLKSPKQTHSLNLNMLAHGTERDPTLPSPKERKSHLTFSPSTIKVPLMHDARKLSNLPQITRVTGGTATTKVPYTAPATPADSVRKDLSTQMTLKEERIIVRTGLAIKTEHHQEPKVHGEAKKVSTGSTGTGLGLGKGNTIKLAAGIGGLTFGNSAVQFKNLKSVQKITSISSLKRSGSPQPGSASPKLYNQSLILHQGGKPSPGSVASSGMLSPRSPTTTARQSHKQKLASFIGKGESEFPKPAYSYSCLIAMALKNSRSGSLPVSEIYSFMCQHFPYFKTAPNGWKNSVRHNLSLNKCFEKIEKPAKNGGVRKGCLWAMNPIKISKMDEEVQKWSRKDPLAIRKAMVHPEHLEALERGEMKHGSNSDDDLDPEEDLESDGGPMSDVDAEEVDEDVGGDPEDAEDEEEEEEDEVVELEQPDHDIIDVDAESFIINTPESLIDGDDETGEPLDFDIEVPDFYENINVDSKDGSLAMELTQQDLLTLADEDESLYINQSHLQQQQTQQPQLVHRLPQQQQIVRQAQIVTQHRQQPPAKRARLDVSYSHASPAHKTTLVSSGGNGGTGGLVNILATRQPTMATTATLHSATSKTITIANGANVGALNFQQHFQQMQLTTQQQQQLLRQQQINGSRRKMPVVSRLVQ; this is encoded by the exons ATGGGAACGGCGCCGATTTCGGACCTGTACATTACCGATTCGATGCAGGACATGCTCGACATCGACATCAAGTCGGAGGTGGCGACGGTGGTTGGCGGAGTGAACGAGTTCTCGCTGCTGCTCAACCACGACCTGATGCCGCAGCTGGACCTGGATTCCAACTCCGTCGACGGTGGGGACAACTTCCTCAGCAGCGCGCTAACGGCGACGGCCAGCGATCTGTACGCGGACGTTGGGAACTGCGCCAACCCGAACTGCGTCATGCCGCTGGCGTCGTCCTCCGTTTCGCTgtcgaccaccagcagcaacaccctGTCCACGTCGTCCTCGATGAgtgcgctggtggcggcccAGTCGCTGCTAAAGTCCCCGAAGCAAACGCACTCGCTGAACCTCAACATGCTCGCCCATGGCACGGAGCGCGATCCGACACTGCCCAGCCCGAAGGAGCGCAAAAGCCACCTAACGTTCTCGCCCAGCACGATCAAGGTGCCGCTGATGCACGACGCCCGGAAGCTATCGAATCTGCCGCAAATCACACGAGTAACCGGCGGCACCGCCACGACAAAGGTACCGTACACGGCGCCCGCGACTCCGGCcgacagcgtccgtaaggaTCTGAGCACACAGATGACGCTCAAGGAGGAGCGGATTATCGTTCGCACCGGGTTGGCGATCAAGACGGAGCACCACCAGGAGCCGAAGGTCCACGGGGAAGCGAAGAAGGTGTccaccggttccaccggcaccggcctgGGGCTCGGGAAAGGCAATACCATCAAGCTGGCGGCCGGTATCGGGGGACTCACGTTCGGcaacagtgcagtgcagttcAAGAATCTGAAGAGCGTCCAAAAGATCACCAGCATCAGCTCGCTGAAGCGCTCCGGCAGCCCCCAGCCGGGTTCCGCGAGCCCGAAGCTGTACAACCAAAGCCTAATCCTCCACCAGGGCGGTAAACCGTcgcccggttcggttgccAGCAGCGGAATGCTATCACCCCgctcaccgacgacgacggcgcggcAAAGCCACAAGCAGAAGCTGGCCTCGTTCATCGGCAAGGGGGAAAGCGAATTTCCGAAACCGGCCTACTCGTACTCCTGCCTAATCGCGATGGCCCTCAAGAACTCCCGGTCCGGCTCGCTACCCGTGTCCGAGATCTACAGCTTCATGTGCCAGCACTTTCCGTACTTCAAGACGGCACCGAACGGCTGGAAGAACTCGGTGCGCCACAATCTGTCGCTGAACAAGTGTTTCGAGAAAATCGAGAAACCCGCCAAGAATGGGGGCGTCCGGAAGGGCTGCCTGTGGGCAATGAACCCGATCAAAATCTCCAAGATGGACGAGGAGGTGCAGAAGTGGTCCCGCAAAGACCCGCTCGCCATCCGCAAGGCGATGGTGCATCCGGAGCATCTGGAGGCGCTCGAGCGGGGCGAGATGAAGCACGGTTCGAACAGCGACGACGATCTCGATCCGGAGGAGGACCTGGAGAGTGACGGTGGACCGATGTCCGATGTCGACGCTGAGGAGGTGGACGAGGACGTCGGCGGTGACCCGGAGgacgccgaggacgaggaagaggaggaggaagatgaAGTGGTGGAGCTCGAGCAGCCGGACCACGACATCATCGACGTCGATGCGGAAAGCTTCATCATTAACACGCCGGAATCGCTgatcgatggcgatgatgagaCGGGTGAACCGCTAGATTTCGATATCGAG GTGCCCGATTTCTACGAAAACATCAACGTCGACTCGAAGGACGGCTCACTGGCGATGGAGCTGACCCAACAGGACCTGCTGACGTTGGCAGATGAGGACGAATCGTTGTACATTAACCAATCGCacctacagcagcagcaaacacaGCAACCACAGCTGGTGCACAGGttgccgcagcaacagcaaatcgTGCGTCAGGCGCAAATCGTCACGCAACATCGACAGCAACCGCCTGCCAAGCGAGCACGGCTCGACGTCAGCTACTCGCATGCTTCTCCCGCTCACAAAACTACCCTGGTCAGCAGTGGTGGaaacggcggcaccgggggATTGGTGAACATTTTGGCGACCCGTCAACCGACGATGGCCACAACGGCTACGTTGCACAGTGCCACCAGTAAAACCATAACGATCGCGAATGGAGCCAACGTTGGAGCGCTCAACTTCCAGCAACACTTTCAGCAAATGCAACTCacaacacagcaacagcagcagttaCTACGGCAACAGCAAATAAACGGCAGCCGCAGGAAGATGCCCGTGGTCTCGCGGTTGGTTCAGTAG
- the LOC128274457 gene encoding DNA-binding protein RFX2, which yields MATRLATQRNFITVIPATGIKGDDANAAQASAEPLDATITPNGSANSDTPEASVNVTSATPVMASCTTGTSQIPTIAVAGSLKNGTIKPALLPTALLNNSNIMSLLGNTTNGLSLQQMIQQQVMIHPNGTVINILHSVSDESESVDLKADNEKLLDNPANDSTESGSTSEATADDTAQVTTQVAVVQAQNSADGTPQYITVTVSSPDNGPNHHTYVQYVDSDMYNASNQGQTQMSYPVYTVGDYGSSGQQQQQQQQYYATGGNYSTTGTGTNTTHSDAGGTGNGSTNGGANAAPNGTVNGTVSTGNGSAPNAGTANQQQQQQYIVPVDESVLLGSATGVNGSNGSAPGTQQQQSDSSPQNMTDVVSYLHAQQASAASGQDLDHSPNLAHAARVLPATVNWLMENYETADGVSLPRSTLYNHYMWHCNENKLDAVNAASFGKLIRSVFSGLRTRRLGTRGNSKYHYYGIRIKPTSPLVNAIDCKPQHSGQLMGGHHQQLGNGNGCLGGGNGNGMHVHGNTGATGGNGGTGIQANGSMGAGGGHGGVTHHQGAGGMSLGHGRGPKKNSFKAEMPDSCAQYLGDPSGAIPQFPIIDMIHPLPDEITLEDVDTLRSIYREHCEAFLDAILNLDFNMIESLWREFWRAENNNNNGDECEEEKYLSKQKLYLLTQFEPVQEFVKHVDLKFYQNMVDVLIPDVLRPIPTGLTQAIRNFAKNLESWLTSAMSGCPEPITAIKLSAVSAFGQTLRRYTSLNHLAQAARAVLQNGTQIAQMLSDLNRVDFRNVQEQASWICQCDTSIVQRLENDFKAALQQQNTLEQWACWLQNVVDDALQDFRGKPSFVNAARQFLLKWSFYSSMVIRDLTLRSAGSFGSFHLIRLLYDEYMFFIIEHKVAKATNTTPIAVMGEKVAPRPTHDDLDSMLYSTEYGMVNVKLEPNAKRMRS from the exons ATGGCTACACGATTAGCGACACAACGAAACTTTATTACCGTAATCCCAGCAACTGGCATTAAAGGGGACGACGCGAACGCAGCCCAAGCATCTGCCGAACCACTGGATGCTACGATCACACCCAATGGCTCCGCCAATTCCGACACACCAGAAGCATCGGTCAACGTTACAAGTGCAACACCAGTGATGGCTTCGTGTACCACCGGTACGTCGCAGATACCGACGATTGCCGTCGCAGGAAGTCTTAAAAATGGCACCATAAAACCCGCCCTTTTGCCCACCGCCTTACTGAACAACTCGAACATCATGAGCCTACTGGGCAACACAACCAACGGCCTCTCTTTGCAACAGATGATACAACAGCAGGTAA TGATTCATCCCAACGGAACCGTCATTAATATTCTGCATTCTGTCAGTGACGAGAGTGAAAGCGTAGATTTAAAGGCAGACAATGAAAAGCTCTTGGACAACCCTGCAAACGATAGTACCGAAAGTGGCAGTACTTCGGAAGCTACAGCCGACGACACAGCACAAGTTACGACCCAAGTGGCCGTAGTGCAGGCACAAAACTCAGCCGATGGCACACCGCAGTATATCACTGTTACTG TCTCATCGCCCGACAATggccccaaccaccacacgTACGTGCAGTATGTCGACTCGGATATGTACAATGCCTCCAACCAGGGCCAGACACAAAT GTCGTACCCCGTGTATACCGTCGGCGATTACGGTTCgagcggccagcagcaacagcaacagcagcaatatTATGCTACCGGAGGAAATTATAGTacgaccggaaccggtaccaacaccacacactcggacgccggtggaaccggaaacggttcgaCCAACGGTGGTGCCAACGCGGCTCCGAATGGAACCGTTAATGGAACCGTTTCCACCGGTAACGGGAGTGCACCGAATGCTGGAACCGCtaatcagcagcaacagcagcagtacatTGTACCGGTCGACGAATCGGTACTGCTCGGTTCGGCCACCGGTGTCAACGGGAGCAATGGGAGCGCACCCGgaacgcaacagcagcagtcggaTTCGTCGCCCCAAAACATGACG GACGTAGTCTCGTATTTGCACGCACAGCAAGCGTCTGCAGCATCGGGCCAGGATCTCGATCACAGCCCCAATCTGGCCCATGCTGCTCGCGTTCTGCCCGCTACG GTCAATTGGTTGATGGAAAACTACGAGACGGCGGACGGTGTGAGCTTGCCACGGTCGACGCTCTACAATCACTACATGTGGCACTGCAACGAGAACAAGCTGGACGCGGTCAATGCGGCCAGCTTCGGCAAGCTGATCCGTTCGGTGTTCAGCGGGTTGAGGACGCGCCGGTTGGGGACGCGCGGTAACAGCAAGTACCACTACTACGGCATTCGCATCAAGCCAACGTCCCCGCTGGTCAACGCCATCGACTGCAAGCCGCAACACTCGGGTCAGCTGATGGGTGGCCACCATCAACAGCTGGGCAACGGGAACGGGTGCCTCGGTGGTGGCAACGGAAATGGTATGCACGTCCACGGCAACACCGGAGCAACGGGTGGCAACGGTGGGACCGGTATCCAAGCTAACGGGTCGATGGgagccggcggtggccacggtggtgtAACGCATCACCAAGGAGCGGGCGGAATGTCGCTGGGCCATGGGCGGGGTCCGAAGAAGAACAGTTTTAAGGCGGAAATGCCCGATTCGTGCGCACAG TATCTGGGTGATCCGAGTGGTGCCATACCGCAGTTTCCGATCATCGACATGATCCACCCGCTGCCGGACGAGATAACGCTGGAGGACGTGGACACGCTCCGCTCGATCTACCGCGAGCACTGCGAAGCGTTTCTGGATGCCATCCTGAACCTGGACTTCAACATGATCGAGTCGCTGTGGCGCGAGTTTTGGCGcgcggaaaacaacaacaacaacggggaCGAGTGCGAGGAAGAGAAGTATCTCAGCAAACAGAAGCTGTACCTGCTGACGCAGTTCGAACCGGTGCAGGAGTTTGTGAAGCACGTCGATTTAAAGTTCTACCAGAACATGGTCGACGTGCTGATCCCGGACGTGCTGCGCCCGATACCGACCGGCCTGACGCAGGCCATTCGCAATTTCGCGAAAAACCTCGAAAGTTGGCTCACGTCGGCGATGAGCGGGTGCCCGGAACCGATCACGGCCATCAAGCTGTCGGCGGTGTCGGCCTTTGGCCAGACACTCCGCCGCTACACGTCGCTCAATCACCTGGCCCAGGCGGCCCGGGCCGTGCTGCAGAACGGCACGCAGATCGCGCAAATGCTGAGCGACCTGAATCGGGTCGACTTCCGCAACGTGCAGGAGCAGGCATCGTGGATCTGCCAGTGCGATACGTCGATCGTGCAGCGGCTAGAGAACGACTTCAAGGCGGCCCTCCAGCAACAGAACACGCTGGAGCAGTGGGCCTGCTGGTTGCAGAACGTGGTGGACGACGCGCTGCAGGATTTCCGCGGCAAACCGAGCTTCGTCAATGCGGCGCGCCAGTTTCTGCTCAAGTGGAGCTTCTACAGCTCGATGGTGATCCGCGACCTGAcactccggtcggccggcagcTTCGGGAGCTTCCACCTGATCCGGCTGCTGTACGACGAGTACATGTTCTTCATCATCGAGCACAAGGTCGCGAAAGCGACCAACACCACCCCGATCGCGGTCATGGGAGAG AAAGTAGCTCCACGGCCGACCCACGACGATCTGGACAGTATGCTGTACAGCACCGAGTACGGTATGGTGAACGTGAAGCTCGAACCGAACGCCAAGCGGATGCGGAGTTAG